The nucleotide sequence GAAAATAACTCCACTGTATAAACACGaggtcagtgaagttattttgtcttctCACATGAGAGAACTGGGCAGGAAGTTCTGGGCAGGtagagtctgtctgtaaactgaaaaaacAGCTGCCTTGCAGGATCACTGAGAATCCATTTCCCCTCTAGCACTGTAGAACAGTGTGCACAGATTTACATAGTATCTGTTCGTAAGCTTTTCTTGCATTAGTATTATAACTCCACTTTGCAAATCATATCCATATTGAATGTAGAGTTAACACACTATGAGGAAAATAAACGCCAATCTGCAAGTGTCTGCACATTGTACCACCAGTGATTTATAAGGCGAGCTGCAGAAGGGTCGATTTAATGTTGTGAAGTACCTTGTAGTTTCTTTTTGTGACATAGTGTGGTAAAGATTAGGGAATTacctgcttgttcttcagtttACAGACCTGTAAGGAGGGAACTTTAGGACCATGATCCAGTAACCTACTTTCTCTCACACTTCTAACTTCAACACTGCCCATCCCGCCCCCCCTTTCCCTTTTCACCCTGTTAcactacttgtggcctgaagacggagtgtttttttttttttttacacctccagaacacaatttatcctttTACGTGGTTCCCCTGAACTTAAATGggagtacacacatttaatatttgttcttaacaaaCTTCACTTACCATAAACATTATGCCATCAaaatactatttttaataatctgtgatttttccATCCTTCGCAACACAGATCGGTACTCATGgtactagagaaaaaatgaataggacctttcttgtaagaaatttaatttagtttaattttgtactgggaaacttGTGGCAGGCCCTTCAGTGTTGAGACCGTTAGATGCCACATTTTTCGAGATAATCGAGAAAAACATAGAAATGTGACCTTTAAAAAGAACCCTCATCTCCGCACTCATATCCCCTGATCAGgacttttagtatgttgttcattacATTCCCCCTTCACTCTACAAAAGGTTGTGACTACACAAATTTTTCCCCTTATTTTCCTTTGCTGACTGAACTGTGTGTGGGAACTCTTGTAAgaaattccacaaattaaaaaaccTATAATTACTATTTgtaacaagagaaatcattttccaaagatgaaaaatgaacatattttagttTTTCTACAAGCCATAACAGAATTATACCAATATCTctttcgaaaattaaaaaaaaaagccaatgAACACAATTTTTAGATGGTTTTTGAATATGGTAATTCTATTCTAGTAATTTGTCAGTAAAGGGATTACACAAAAAAGTTACGCAAAATCCTTAGTCATGGGAGAGACAGCACGGCAGGACTAGACAGAACTGGGTACTACCTATTCCTTGACAAAAAGACTTCAATTTTTCTGAATCCTACAGTTAAGATTTCATGTTGCAAGGACACATATTTCCAGAGAAAGGCATATTTTATAAATCAGCAGTACACATTTGTTAAATGCTTGTACTAATATTTATTGTATGTTTCTTCAGACTAGTAACTGTCACTGCCTGACATcataaatcaaattaaaaaaaaataaatgactgATTACACAGCATTATCAATTCCACCACATAGTACTCAaccatgtgaacattttttttccatacattccttatgGTTCTCCAATTCCTCAGCTATATTAATTACTCAACTTACACTAACAAATACTGCTGAaaaagtaatttcaattttttctctgcATTCCTAACCTTTAGGTAACCATGTTTAATTTATATCCCTTTGCTGGTAACTACTGACTTGAAACCAAGAACTGTAGATTATTACCAACACCTTCATAACCATTATGCTGTATTTTTTTCAACTGACTTATGTAATCATCTGGTAATCCACTTTCAATTGCTCCTTGTATGACGACATCCAAATAAAGTGCAGATGGCAGCCTGTTTTCAGGAATGATAACTCCTTCAGATATCTTTGTTGGCGTATCGCAAAGCTGATACGAGCGACAATTTACAAATTCTCCTGAAGGCTTCTCCACATCAACTTGCATGGGAAAATAAAATCCATCGTTTACACCTTCTtgcctgaaaacagaaaaaaataatgaatgaCACAACGGAATAAATTAGCAAATGATGTTTTTATAGTAATTAAAATAGAAAGCATTGTTAATTATTCAAAGTTTACTCATAAAATATATTTAGTTGTGGAGCTTGTGTTCATCTACTGCTGACAACTCATAAAGCAAGAAGTAAGACCATCTTGTGCAGGAGTAAATATTAAGCAATTTCTGATAACTAGATCATGAGttccagtgtcgtatagaaaaaaatacaaagaaaattaaaggaaCTATCATCAGCATTCCTCCTACAGGCATGCCATAAATTACTTAGTTGAAACAGATGTTTGGCGAGTATTAGTGTTCAAAAACTCTCTTTGTACAGTGTAGTACACAAATTAGTATTCATGGCTGTGATGCCAGTCACATTTAGCTGCCTATTCTGCAAAACAAGTTTCTGTAAACATGCTTATCTTTTGTGGAGATATGTATTCATGGTAGGTATTAATAAAATGTgccacataaattaaaaaaaaaaaaaaaagaatgacacaTGCAGCAGAATGCTCCATGTCAGTATCTTTCATTACCCTGAAGCACCATCAACAATCAACCATTGTAAATAAAGAGGCAACAAGGATTCTAGTATTTGAAGacaaagtgatttaaaatggaataaccatgtTGAATAAATCAATTACAAGCTGAGTGCACAGGTAACTTTTAACAGTTCAAAATTGTGCATAAAAAAGTGTTTACTATGGATATTTTAATGTGCATCTCAAATATGGCTTAACATTCTGGGGAAATTCAAGAGCAGCTCACAGGTTATTTGCAACCCAAAACTGAAACTTAAATCATTATAGGGAATACTTGTGTGAACCATTACTACCATTAGCATGCATTTACATTATATTGACACACTAATTCTTATGCATAGAACTGTTATTATTTATGGGAATGGTGGCAGTacatgaaaaaaattgttgcatactCAATCACAATAAATGATTAAAAGAATGGTGCATATAACATACAAATTATCTGAAAAATCTGTTAGAGAATATCTACACTACCACTGCTTAAGTGAATATTTAGCATACGTACATATGATTATATTATTTCTCTTTGTAAAATTGCACAGTATAACATCTAATGGGTAAATTTACATAAAAAACGCTGGCCCAaatgttgtaccatggtgggtagCGCACTACCCTTCTTCCAGTCCTTGAGAAATTATACTTTATGCGTGTCTCTATATGATGTGACAATGAGAAATTTTGATAATTCTTGCAATAAGATTTCTTTTCTATAACAATATTGTGAATCTGACACAAATTGCTCTTTTTCTCAAGAAATCTGTTACACGAATTTGCAACGCTGAATCACCAGTTCAGAAATACTAGGTCACTACTGTTTCGCATTACCGTAATTCTCAGATGGCTTTTGCAAATACTTCGTACACTAACtgtattttaaaattattgacCTGTCTAAATCCGCCAAATTTGATTTATCGATTTCCCACACCGCTCCCTATACGTGTTTGCCCTTTTCTGGCACTATTGTTGCTACTGCACCTCTCCATCTCTCGGCCCACGTTCCGAAATCCAGTCGGAAATCCTGGAAAAAGGCAATGCAGTACTAACAATTTTCCTAAATCCTTCTTTAACTGTACCTCGCTTTCCTGATATTCGACAAGCTGATGTGTCAATAGTTCTCCCATAGTTTTAACTTTTTTCCGATTTACCTTAAGCTTTGCTGCTGAAATCCTTATTGCTGATGGATTGTTTATGTGAATCCTTTTTGCTAGCAAATTACTTCCGTaagcaaaataaaagaattttccGCCCATCACTGTTTATTTAAGCGCATATAGTGTAAGTGACTTTAAGCACTTCCGTGGTATTTTCTAGCAGAGTTTATTTTGCTAAACATTAACACAAAATGTTCGCAAAATCGACTTAACAGTCAAACACAATTCCTTTGCCCACAACTTATTCGTGACACATACAGTACAGTACTTGGCGTGCTGTCGTCATATGACATTGTCATAAACACGCTACTTCACTATACAGTAGAAACCTCTCTGGTAGAGATGAGCTAAACTGCGATTCCCGATATCAGTGACTTCTGTGACCGATACTTTCCAGTAACTGCGATTTGTCGCAGTGAAGAGTCGCAGTTAACGAATTCACAGCTTGTATCCATGGAGGTAAAAACTCCATGCTTGTATCCCTATTTCTGCGATATCTGCGACTTATGCGATTTCTGTTACTTCTGCGATTTATCACTGTAGATGTTACACTGtcattaaggcccgtccacacgcaacgatctgtctgcgcaaatgtctgcgcacatcagatctgcacagacagatcgttgcgtgtggacagaagatttgcaccaacctgaggtgtgtgcaaacctggaagatggagttggaggtttgagcgaaacctctcaaatctgtgggttcaaatcacatctgcgcagacaagttggagcgtgtggacaggagatcgccgcaaatctggcgcgaaacagctatttgctcagtctagtgtttgtgcgcacagggcattaaaatggctgatactcgtcagtgttctcgagagtttgtaagtgaattcattgaaatatgtagaaaccacccatgtttgtggaagattaaaagtaaagaatatagtgaccggtgaccgagacaaaaagacagcagcacacaatgctctaattgaaaaaattgcgtgcagttgacgcctcggcaaacagagaagcagtaataaaaaaaaatccttgcgaactgtttaccgaaaagagttatccaaagttcagaaatctaaaagatctggtgtaggaatagatcaagtataccagccaatgttatggtatttggatttgcttggctttcttagtgatcaagaaacgccaagaccaagcaggagtacaattgaagatgaaattggagtgtcaatgttaccgccagccgttcatgaggggaaattgcccttctcatacaagtatttttctcataatatgaagggTTACAAGCATTAAGATATAATTTTAAGTTTCGACATcgttccgcaaataatttcgccagtcgttaggttcgccctgcaactctcgcagtaaatttacgtgagaaaactgctttcgctttagcagccactgtctacaccattttgcccgctttctctgtttcctacggttggtctgaatgtttattgcaacacaagttgcgaacacagaccacaacagaacttcctacatttctatatttcaaaataactgaattaaatttttgacgtttacggggagcgtagtcacttgccactgatatttcttttctacaccggcagatggcgggcgagtagtagattggggtttgtgtcgtgtgaacacatcacatttgcagcgatcttttgcatgtacagacatctgcgccgatgtctgcgcagacagatcgttgcgtgtggaccgggctttaggcACAAGTAAGAAGTAAACTGTGTCATTGCAATCGAGAAATGTTCTCGCCTGTATATACGATTATTTATGAGGGCCTAATGTAACGTTTCAATAACCCAACTGACATAAATTTAACTGAAATGGTACTATTATTATTTCCAACGATTCCTGCTCAATTTTTACGTGGTATACGAAATAAACACTTGCCCACAGACAAAATGTAATATTAAAAAACAGTCAGTattaagtatccagaatgagattttcactctgcagcggagtgtgcgctgatatgaaacttcctggcagattaaaactgtgtgccggaccgagactcgaactcgggacctttgccttttgcgggaaagtgctctaccaactgagttacccaagcacgactcatgacgggacctttgcctttcgcgggcaagtactataccaacccaagcacgactcacgacaggtcagccagcacggtagctcagtgtgttcggtcagagccggttggccactgtaataaaaaaactgagtggaaggatcaactaaCAATtttgcacttgcccgcaaaaggcaaaggtcccgagttccagtctcggtctggcacacagttttaatctgccaggaagtttcagtattaagtatgttttatgtatgttattcctttgacttcagttttatattaaaAGAACGAGGGTGATAATATTGATAGTGTGATACTGAGAATCATAACATACATACCACACAGTATCATAGAAGTTCATGTTTAGAATACGGATTCTAACCACGTCGTTACCTTCACATGATTCAGAACCACATTGTCAGTCACTCGATATAGCGATATACAAAATATCAGTGACAACAGAACTGAAACAGTTGCCACAGCGACTTTACATCGTCTTCATCAGAAGTAAGGTTAGTTTCTAAGTTCGTAAAAAAACGTAGGGGCATCATTTATGCAAAGCGTGGACCCTTCCCCAATCAACAGCTTTAATTCTTTGATTTTTCTTGCTGTGGCTTTTCCTGTCTGGGTTTTGAATATCAGACAACAGACAATGGCTTTGCGCGTAAAGTCCgtttaatgtaaattaactgtgatTTTATGGTAAATATCGGACTTCGTAGTTTTAATAATTCCAAAGCTTTGGTTCATACTGGACGTTgatagtgttaaatatggcggacctaagatcaacCATAAAGGgaagcatttatgaaaactatttaattatgTAGTAGTTCAGGAAATCAAACCACAGTAATTTAAATCTACCATCTTTCTTAACTTTtcttggtgatcccaataaaacttgaatattgatcatatctatgatactttaggatttactgttaaagtgagacTAACAAGTTTTGTGACAAAGACCTGAACGcttttttgttgttgattttaacgatcgacatttcatatacaaGCGCATCAGTAAAATGACAAATGTAGTAAATataaactctgtaactttatttgtttaaaagatacagtaaatttaaattatcagtattttcagttaagcatcagatcatcatttcttctGCACAAAACCCAtcaaacgatgacagcatgacaacttaatgaatcattaggtaatagaatattcgttgtaaagtttagtacataatagttacttttgttctttatttatttatcagaaagcacattggtgcaaggctactggccgtgacaatcaaagctaagaaggatattgtattggttttatgtaaaagaatttaaggtttattatgtaatggatattattgttgctttatTTAAAATGTGAAAgtagtcaagctttgattatttaaatatgttaaaatgtaaaataatctagAATTacgtgtagccaatcagatggactgcTGCTGGGAAGGGAACTGTACTaatcagttgagcgacgatgttcggcacATGAGAGATGTGACTGGAGACAGGCAGAGGACCAGTGCTGATGGAGACATGAATGCGGACGGTAGGTCTTAAGGTAGCtacgaagtgaaacgacttagaaaatatagcattgtatggtatcgtgggacttagtctctgagaggTGAGCAGCCATGTGCCTTGTGTGAAGTCTAACTTTTCACATAGATCacaaggtggagtattggacttgtatttcgcgatgagattgttaatgatcgaactgtgtcaaatggatatgctctCGAGTGGAACAGTAACTCTAAGTACGACAACTTTCACTATTAGgtcgctttctgaataaacattgttctaaccaaatcgcaactgtgtggcctacagcATTACAGgccgttaatttagctcccgatattattactgttactatatgtTATATTAgctttgtatgtttcatacaatttcgcaaacttgccatcagccagacaatgtaACCAAATGGTCACAAGTGACTAATTTGTAGCGTGTAATACGACACGTGCAGTTCAAccactagacgagtttgagccaagacatttcgacaaagaggaaccgcatgtgagcccgaacatctgtgGGATGTTAGCTAGCAATTGGGGGCTCATCCAGGATTGGAATTTAGAAAGTGTTAGATGAGGGATAAGGATCTTGCAAAGTGGTGGAACAGGATTGGAATTTGGAAAGCGTTGGTTGAAGGATAATAATCTTGCAAAGGGTTGGATCAGGACTGGATTTTGGAAAGTGGAATATGAACACTGGAAAGTTTTAGAATTGGATCtgaattctgcaaagtgtttccaaaagtattatcTGAACTTCAGTAGGCAGGACCTCTCGCAAAAGTTAAATGTGTGATCGGTTCAGGACTGCatattaggtttctttaatagttATGAAATTACAACTGTAATTCTTACAGTTAACTATATTCTGTGATCTAGGTCCCAAGTCTTTGGAAGTTCAGGCAGTTTGCATGAGGGctctgagctacgaattttgcaacagttgaGTGCACTGAATTTTACCAGTGGTTAGGAGCGATAAAAAAGTAACGCAGAAGAAGAGGCTACATCGAAAGCACATGGTTTCAGCCAGCAGCGGCATCTTCAAAGGCGATTGATTGTGCAGTGGCGGTTGTAGTACCACAACAAATGCTATGAGATCTTCAGCGTTGACTTCAACTGCAACATCAGCAGCAGTACCATGGCAGAAGTCTCCAGGAAGACAAAGCTAAGTACCTGTGCTGATAGCGAGATTATGTATGATCCTGAAGTCGATATTATTAAGCAGTCAGCCAGTTTGTGTGGGTCCAAAAATACTAGCGATACACTTAGCCTGAAGTCAGAGCGGGAGAGCGTGATCGATGGTGAATTTAGTAGGGCAAATAGTCCGCAATcaggcaagggagatgaatttgagGGGGGACATGATGTCGCAATTAATGCAAATGGTAAGAGGATTGGGATCcaaaattgtttctgttaaaaccgatatgggtgacataaatttaaaaattgattcggtTCAATCCGAAATAGCTTCAGTTCTGAAAGACGAAATAGGAAAATTGCTAGTGGAATCGAGGAATTGATAGATGGAAAATTTAAAACCATTTGGGATGAATGgacaaaatttctgatgaagttgggATACTTGACTCTAAGGTAGATCAAGCAGAGAAAAAGTTCAGTGATAAGGTGGACAAGTTGCAGGCAGATCTGGGAGATCTGCAATGTAAGAAATTGTATAAGTAGACAAAATTCTCTAATGGCTGAGACGACAGAGGCTATTAGCAATTTATCCGTTTGAATAGATGAAGGGGAGAAAGAAGaagataaaataaaagaacaagTAGAACTtggcattaaaattgaaaatggtgaagttaaaaagcaaatcaatgaaataaaaagcgaaCTGAATTCTTTAGCTGCACATCAAACCTCTACAGTGATCAGTGTTCCATGGATGAACTCGGGaatggtcaaatgttttggagactatgggaaatatcacccagtaaattttctagcagcatgTAGGTATGGTTTTATAAGGGGAATTGCAAACGAGGCAaagataaaattcgtgaaaagacatCTGGAAGGTGAGCCACAATCGTGGGCAAATATACACAGTGAGACGTTCACTGTCTACGAAATATTGAAAGCAGTTTCCTGGACAAGTTCTGGAGTGAAGTGAAGCAAACACGAttccaaaatgagtttctgaatggACCAACATTCAAATACGGGATTGGGTCGATATGAGAATTTTTTAAACGTGAACTTGCGAGAttaatgcatgtgaaacgtccattggGAGTACTTACTGAAATTACGACGCTGAAAAGGCAGTTAGCGGAAAATTCGCAGTGGGATCTAGTGCACAGTCCTAGCAACTCAATAGACCAACTTTTGGACTTTGTAGAAAAACTAGAACAGGCATTGAAATTTAAACCGCAAAGTAAGCAGACACATGGTTTTCAGAGTGGAAATCATAACTACAGTCCGAGTAACTACTATGAAAGACATCCTGGAAGTTATCAAcggaacacaaacagcagttttgatAAGGTAAATGATAACAGGAACTCttccaatgataaatttcaaaagGGTGATGGGAACGGATACTTTCGTGACAGACTGACACCAAGAATGTAGATTCGAGGAACCGGCACCTGGTGAAATGACCCAATGTGATGGGAGATCGGGAAACTAAGTTTCGCCGCATCTCAGGTCTCGAGATGGCAAAATAAACCGGCAATGAATAGGACATGAGTAAACGGAAGTGAAAGGTGTCAATAAATTGGCAGAAAGGCgtcagaattttgaaatgaaatagtAAGAGATTAGAATCAAACAGATAAATTTTCAAATAAGATCGTACGTAAAAGGCGTAATCCTAAATAATGAAAGATAACGATAAAGGCGATGATGACGATTTAGGGCCAAATGATCTCTTTTATGAATGTGAGACGAAAGAgtgtgaatgttaatacaatgaaagattctatgtgccaaaaggaggctgagcggagctgaatttggtggagttagatGGTGTAGAAAATTCTAAAGATGTACTAACCAGCGGTAACGATTatagtgatgaaggtgatgatgtttcaggtgatattgtgactgcgaaagttgttaaggaggttaataCGGGCAGTGTAGCATTAGGCTCGTtaactgttgatgaatttgtgtgtgtatcggcggatattggtgaattacttttgaacgaaggtagtaatgatgttttatgtgCCGAAGTTAGGAAagttgaagctgctggtattgatacttcacAGGAAGAAATCTGTGCATATCTTTCTATAAATAGAGGTGAACCTGAAATTCTGGATGGATCTGAGGATCTTGAAtgtttgtggttcaaaatggctctgagcacaataacatctgaggtcatcagtccaggctgaagcgcctagaaccgctcggccacaccggccggctgaatgtttgtttgagaaagaatgtggatctgaatttgatatgcgatctgaaattaatgtggcGCAGGATTGTGAAGGAGAGGAAAAGGTATTATGCTCAGCTTTACATCAAAACACAGCAGAATTTAATGGTACTATTGATTCTGAAATTGCACGATGCTGTAGCTACAATTTATGTGATGTAAtggcagaggatggtgaaactatgaacGGTTCTTATATTGGTGATTTATCAATGgaggtaaatgaggttttatgtagTGAGCTGTATTATGTATCAGCGGCTGTCGAAAGtgctgtttgtgaaggtgtttgtaatgacGTGGAAGTAAACAGTAATgttttatttcatgataatgatgctgtagctactaatgtcgataattttaagggagaatacaGTGAGTTTGATTCTAATACAGAAATtgatatttggacagaatggtttcttaaggaggaatgtgattttactgtaactgataGGCAATGGTACAGTAGAACATTACAAtcgttattgcctcatttgtggacTCGAGAGAAGTTTAAGATAGCAAGAGATTTAGAAGCGAGAAAAAATGAAATTGGGTGCGAAAGAaacatttaatgaattattttgggacaAGTACTAAATTGATGGGTGGATCGAACAGGATATGTGTACGCTAGACGTGGAAGAGAAGGGATGTGACTACAGAGTGATTTATTGAGGGACAGTGTTTAGAGTGAAAAGAAATGATTAATGTTCAGCCTATCATTGAAATTAAAGCAAATAGCCAGAAAGAAGATGCACTGCTCGATTCTGGAAGTAATGTGTCGGCAGTATCGTAAGGTTTTGTACATAGGGTAAAGAATAAGAAATTAGTATTACTACCTGTAAATagtgtaaaaattaaaatgtcagttgGTGGTTTAAGTAAGCCGATAAGGCTAGAAGTGCTCTTGGATTTCAAGTGCAAGGAGAATCATTTTAGTATAGGAAGCTTTGTAGTGAATGGACTTATAAAAGATGTGGTGCTGGGAACAGATTCcttatgtaaatataaaacttcGCTTCAGTACATGGGAAGGTGCTTGGATTTTGAAATTGAGTgtgaaaaaaggaaagtaaaatttaaaaatcttttgatGGGTGGACAACCAGATTGTGCACACCATAATCACACATGGTTGGGATGAAGAGAACAATATGTGTGACAAGATAAAGGAAATGGTAAAAGCAGTCGAGGGTATATCAGAGGTAGAGGAAAAGTAGTTATGTGAACTGTTGTGCTGTTGTGAGGACATATTTTCTGATTGTCCCAgtaaagtaacagactttgaatactccattaaagtGAAGCCACATGAGACGATTAAGTGCAAGCCTTATATAATTCCTATTGCTGATCGGGAAGCCGTCAGGGACAGTTAAGAGATATTATAGAGCAGTGTAAGAGCGATTATTGTA is from Schistocerca cancellata isolate TAMUIC-IGC-003103 chromosome 6, iqSchCanc2.1, whole genome shotgun sequence and encodes:
- the LOC126088158 gene encoding LOW QUALITY PROTEIN: gamma-glutamylcyclotransferase-like (The sequence of the model RefSeq protein was modified relative to this genomic sequence to represent the inferred CDS: substituted 1 base at 1 genomic stop codon); its protein translation is MGGKFFYFAYGSNLLAKRIHINNPSAIRISAAKLKDFRLDFGTWAERWRGAVATIVPEKGKHVXGAVWEIDKSNLADLDRQEGVNDGFYFPMQVDVEKPSGEFVNCRSYQLCDTPTKISEGVIIPENRLPSALYLDVVIQGAIESGLPDDYISQLKKIQHNGYEGVGNNLQFLVSSQ